The Vagococcus xieshaowenii genome includes a region encoding these proteins:
- a CDS encoding helix-turn-helix transcriptional regulator: MELAFRESLKKMRGTKSKEKFSQELEMSRSNYSRIESGKSDPTIKTLEQIAKLTNSTLVVDLIPNEPTEPESEQVTLDLEMEEEKSNDFV; this comes from the coding sequence TTGGAACTAGCATTTAGAGAAAGCTTAAAAAAGATGAGAGGTACCAAATCAAAAGAAAAATTCTCCCAAGAATTAGAAATGAGTAGATCAAATTATTCACGAATAGAATCAGGAAAATCAGATCCAACCATAAAAACACTAGAACAAATTGCAAAGTTAACTAACTCAACGCTAGTAGTGGATTTAATCCCAAATGAGCCAACAGAACCAGAATCAGAACAAGTAACATTGGATTTAGAAATGGAAGAAGAAAAAAGCAATGATTTCGTGTAA
- a CDS encoding conjugal transfer protein TrbL family protein — MDVIDQIKDTGSDILSSAGEAISNVFEGVKESVDSVLHPIDTLLGNWGSDLLEASMKIANKTTFDIPNIELISTITNVFVFATTTFAICIVLYKVIEAQIQASNGSGDALTANIVQKLFYSSIALATLPWAMNFFIKKIVAPIGEYVIQQVANDLNVETIGERLRNFLVSNFFNGGVSAVVLFVFVIFFAFSIAKYFVAICVFYADFLVLTMLTPLVALSLLTDEQNYFQIWIKELLSEALTMLIKLILYLAMITLMIAEKYTLPNFMLMVGCGLLIIKTPSALQNMWYSTKVSKGGGLGNLAMMAMFRK, encoded by the coding sequence ATGGACGTAATAGACCAAATAAAAGATACAGGATCGGATATTTTAAGTTCTGCTGGTGAGGCTATCTCTAATGTCTTTGAGGGCGTAAAAGAGAGTGTGGATAGTGTATTGCACCCTATTGATACCTTGTTAGGGAATTGGGGCAGTGACCTTTTAGAAGCCAGTATGAAAATTGCCAATAAGACGACTTTTGATATTCCCAATATCGAATTGATTAGTACCATTACCAATGTGTTTGTCTTTGCAACGACAACCTTTGCGATTTGTATTGTGTTGTATAAGGTCATTGAAGCGCAAATACAAGCTTCTAATGGGAGTGGTGACGCATTGACCGCTAATATTGTTCAAAAGCTGTTTTACTCGTCTATTGCCTTAGCAACGTTGCCCTGGGCAATGAACTTTTTTATCAAAAAGATTGTTGCACCAATCGGGGAATATGTGATTCAACAAGTCGCTAATGATTTGAACGTGGAAACGATCGGCGAACGATTGCGTAATTTCTTAGTATCAAATTTCTTTAATGGTGGCGTTAGTGCCGTTGTTCTCTTTGTTTTCGTGATCTTCTTTGCCTTTTCCATTGCCAAGTATTTTGTGGCGATTTGTGTTTTTTATGCTGATTTCTTGGTACTGACTATGTTAACACCATTAGTTGCCTTATCCCTTTTAACGGACGAGCAAAATTACTTTCAAATATGGATCAAAGAATTGTTGTCCGAAGCGTTAACCATGCTAATTAAATTGATTCTCTATTTAGCAATGATTACCCTCATGATTGCTGAAAAATACACGTTACCAAACTTTATGTTAATGGTTGGTTGTGGCTTGTTGATTATCAAAACACCGTCTGCCCTACAAAATATGTGGTATTCAACTAAAGTGTCAAAAGGTGGCGGACTTGGAAACTTAGCAATGATGGCTATGTTTAGAAAATAA
- a CDS encoding primase C-terminal domain-containing protein, with the protein MNIPFVVETVLHDGLLKYKFKNSKIRSITTKPGKSKGAIFAYRSKKSMIGGRGVVLTSEEAIHENQDTFTHWTPNVYRYGTYADENRSYTKGHSENNLRQINTFFIDFDIHTEKETISASDILTTAIDLGFMPTLIIKSDKGYQAYFVLETPVYVTSKSEFKSVKAAKIISQNIREYFGKSLPVDLTCNHFGIARIPRTDNVEFFDPNYRYSFKEWQDWSFKQTDNKGFTRSSLMVLSGTEGKKQVDEPWFNLLLHETKFSGEKGLVGRNSVMFTLSLAYFSSGYSIETCEYNMFEFNNRLDQPLEEKEVIKLVRSAYSENYQGANREYITILCKAWVSSDLTSKDLFVRQGWFKFKKKRSERQRVHLSEWKEDLMAYISEKSDVYKPYLVTTKKEIREALGIPERTLDKLLKVLKANQEIFFKIKSGRNGGIQLASVKSLLLSIIKVKKEEKESYIKALTNSFDLEHTFIQETLNKLAERPKTDTQLDLFSYDTG; encoded by the coding sequence ATGAATATCCCTTTTGTTGTAGAAACTGTGCTTCATGACGGCTTGTTAAAGTACAAATTTAAAAATAGTAAAATTCGCTCAATCACTACCAAGCCAGGTAAAAGCAAAGGGGCTATTTTTGCGTATCGCTCAAAAAAAAGCATGATTGGCGGACGTGGCGTTGTTCTAACTTCCGAAGAAGCGATTCACGAAAATCAAGATACATTTACGCATTGGACACCAAACGTTTATCGTTATGGTACGTATGCAGACGAAAACCGTTCATACACTAAAGGACATTCTGAAAACAATTTAAGACAAATCAATACCTTCTTTATTGATTTTGATATTCACACGGAAAAAGAAACTATTTCAGCAAGCGATATTTTAACAACAGCTATTGATTTAGGTTTTATGCCTACGTTAATTATCAAATCTGATAAAGGTTATCAAGCATATTTTGTTTTAGAAACGCCAGTCTATGTGACTTCAAAATCAGAATTTAAATCTGTCAAAGCAGCCAAAATAATCTCGCAAAATATCCGTGAATATTTTGGAAAGTCTTTGCCAGTTGATCTAACGTGCAATCATTTTGGGATTGCTCGTATACCAAGAACGGACAATGTCGAATTTTTTGATCCCAATTACCGTTATTCTTTCAAAGAATGGCAAGATTGGTCTTTCAAACAAACAGATAATAAGGGCTTTACTCGTTCAAGTCTAATGGTTTTAAGCGGTACAGAAGGCAAAAAACAAGTAGATGAACCCTGGTTTAATCTCTTATTGCACGAAACGAAATTTTCAGGAGAAAAGGGTTTAGTAGGGCGTAATAGCGTTATGTTTACCCTCTCTTTAGCCTACTTTAGTTCAGGCTATTCAATCGAAACGTGCGAATATAATATGTTTGAGTTTAATAATCGATTAGATCAACCCTTAGAAGAAAAAGAAGTGATCAAACTTGTTAGAAGTGCCTACTCAGAAAACTATCAAGGGGCTAATAGGGAATACATTACCATTCTTTGCAAAGCTTGGGTATCAAGTGATTTAACCAGTAAAGATTTATTTGTCCGTCAAGGGTGGTTTAAATTCAAGAAAAAAAGAAGTGAACGTCAACGTGTTCATTTGTCAGAATGGAAAGAAGATTTAATGGCTTATATTAGCGAAAAAAGCGATGTATACAAGCCTTATTTAGTGACGACCAAAAAAGAGATTAGAGAAGCGCTAGGCATTCCTGAACGTACGCTAGATAAGCTATTGAAGGTATTAAAAGCGAATCAAGAAATCTTCTTTAAGATTAAATCAGGAAGAAATGGTGGCATTCAACTTGCTAGTGTTAAATCATTGTTGCTATCGATCATTAAAGTAAAAAAAGAAGAAAAAGAAAGCTATATAAAGGCGCTGACAAATTCTTTTGACTTAGAGCATACATTCATTCAAGAGACTTTAAACAAGCTAGCAGAACGCCCTAAAACGGACACACAACTCGATTTGTTTAGCTATGATACAGGCTGA
- a CDS encoding ParA family protein, giving the protein MIQYYYTKKEWGVVMEKEELKILEELRRILSNKNEAIVILNNYFKGGVGKSKLSTMFAYLTDKLNLKVLMIDKDLQATLTKDLAKTFKVELPRVNFYEGLKNGNLASSIVHLTDNLDLIPGTFDLMLLPKLTRSWTFENESRLLATLLAPLKSDYDLIIIDTVPTPSVYTNNAIVASDYVMIPLQAEEESTNNIQNYISYLIDLQEQFNPGLDMIGFVPYLVDTDSATIKSNLEELYKQHKEDNLVFQNIIKRSNKVSTWSKNGITEHKGYDKKVLSMYKNVFFEMLERIIQLENEKE; this is encoded by the coding sequence ATGATACAATATTACTATACAAAAAAAGAATGGGGCGTAGTTATGGAGAAGGAAGAACTCAAAATACTTGAAGAATTAAGACGTATTTTAAGCAATAAAAATGAAGCAATTGTTATTTTGAATAATTACTTTAAAGGTGGTGTTGGAAAGTCAAAATTATCAACTATGTTTGCTTACTTGACAGACAAATTGAATTTAAAAGTTTTAATGATCGATAAGGACTTACAAGCAACATTGACAAAAGACTTAGCAAAAACTTTTAAGGTAGAATTGCCACGTGTTAATTTTTATGAAGGCTTGAAAAATGGAAACTTGGCTTCTTCTATTGTTCATTTGACTGATAATTTAGACTTGATCCCTGGCACGTTTGATTTGATGTTACTGCCAAAATTAACTCGTTCATGGACGTTTGAAAATGAAAGTAGATTGCTTGCTACTCTTTTAGCACCTTTAAAAAGTGACTATGATCTCATTATTATTGATACTGTACCAACGCCAAGCGTTTATACAAATAATGCAATCGTGGCGAGTGATTACGTTATGATCCCTTTACAAGCAGAAGAAGAAAGTACAAACAACATTCAAAACTATATTTCCTATTTGATTGATTTACAAGAACAATTTAACCCTGGACTAGATATGATCGGTTTTGTTCCTTATTTAGTTGATACGGACAGCGCAACGATAAAATCAAACCTGGAAGAACTGTATAAGCAACATAAAGAAGATAACTTGGTTTTCCAAAATATTATCAAGCGAAGTAATAAAGTAAGTACCTGGTCTAAAAACGGCATTACAGAGCATAAAGGCTATGACAAAAAAGTTTTATCCATGTATAAGAACGTATTTTTTGAAATGCTTGAGCGAATTATTCAATTAGAAAACGAAAAAGAATAG
- a CDS encoding lysozyme family protein, with protein sequence MGATAAKLLIRYRKPIAKAILGFFVFIIVIFLLIFNNDQTAPSGGLATENKNLSESVLRYKSTVEKYARQYDGMEYVPYILALMQIESGGEGGDPMQSSESLGLPPNTIKDPERSIQRGVEFFVENMKSAINRGSDIKTALQAYNYGGGFVDFVVKNGGTYSFELAKQFSINLSGGEKVPYVNALSTSMGYNYRYNYGNMFYVPKLLEYVNESQASAEGVQNNSNNTGVVQVDVPSEYKNKLRYPRYDGHNYNTSGSYPFGQCTWYAFNRMAQIGKPVDDFMGNGGEWGYKGKALGYKVTNKPKVGTAISFPPGSFGSDPVYGHVAFVEVVNADGTLLVSECNVVNPGSGTISYRVVPASIANIASYVE encoded by the coding sequence ATGGGAGCAACAGCTGCTAAACTGCTTATTCGTTATCGAAAACCGATAGCGAAAGCAATTTTAGGCTTTTTCGTCTTTATCATTGTAATCTTCCTTCTTATTTTTAATAACGATCAAACCGCCCCTAGTGGCGGACTAGCAACAGAAAACAAAAATTTAAGTGAATCTGTTTTGAGGTACAAAAGTACCGTTGAAAAGTACGCTAGACAATATGACGGTATGGAATATGTGCCTTATATCTTAGCCCTTATGCAAATTGAATCAGGCGGTGAAGGTGGCGACCCTATGCAATCAAGTGAAAGTTTAGGACTGCCCCCGAACACTATTAAAGACCCCGAACGAAGCATACAACGAGGAGTAGAGTTTTTTGTAGAAAATATGAAAAGCGCTATAAACCGAGGATCAGATATAAAAACAGCTCTTCAAGCGTATAATTATGGCGGTGGTTTTGTTGATTTTGTAGTTAAAAATGGCGGAACGTATTCTTTTGAGTTGGCTAAACAATTTTCTATTAATCTGTCAGGTGGCGAAAAGGTACCCTATGTAAATGCTTTATCTACTTCAATGGGCTACAATTACCGCTATAACTACGGAAATATGTTCTATGTGCCAAAATTACTTGAATACGTTAACGAAAGCCAGGCAAGTGCAGAAGGCGTTCAAAACAATTCTAATAATACTGGCGTTGTTCAAGTTGATGTACCTAGTGAGTACAAGAATAAATTACGTTATCCAAGATATGACGGACATAACTATAATACAAGCGGTAGTTATCCATTTGGGCAATGTACCTGGTACGCTTTTAATCGTATGGCTCAAATAGGAAAACCAGTTGATGATTTTATGGGCAATGGTGGCGAATGGGGCTATAAAGGGAAAGCTTTAGGCTATAAAGTAACAAATAAGCCAAAAGTAGGTACGGCAATTTCTTTCCCACCTGGTTCTTTTGGCTCTGATCCAGTTTACGGACACGTTGCCTTTGTAGAAGTCGTAAATGCAGACGGTACGCTTCTTGTATCAGAGTGTAATGTAGTAAACCCAGGAAGCGGAACAATCAGTTATCGAGTAGTGCCAGCTTCTATTGCAAACATTGCAAGTTATGTTGAATAA
- a CDS encoding peptide-binding protein, producing MIVGNLGAQKAKRNDTPISAKKDIMGDKTVRVRADLHHIIKIETAKNGGNVKEVMDQALEEYIRKYLPDKL from the coding sequence GTGATTGTGGGAAATTTAGGCGCACAAAAAGCAAAACGAAATGATACACCAATCAGTGCAAAAAAAGATATAATGGGAGATAAGACGGTTCGTGTTCGTGCTGACTTGCACCATATCATAAAAATCGAAACAGCAAAGAATGGCGGAAACGTAAAAGAAGTTATGGATCAAGCCTTAGAAGAATATATACGGAAATATTTACCTGACAAACTTTAA
- a CDS encoding recombinase family protein: protein MAKIGYARVSSKEQNLDRQLQALQGVSKVFSDKLSGQSVERPQLQAMLNYIREGDIVVVTELDRLGRNNKELTELMNAIQQKGATLEVLNLPSMNGIEDENLRRLINNLVIELYKYQAESERKRIKERQAQGIEIAKSKGKFKGRQHKFKENDPRLKHAFDLFLNGCSDKEVEEQTGINRRTFRRYRTRYNVTVDQRKNKGKRDS, encoded by the coding sequence ATGGCTAAAATTGGTTATGCACGTGTCAGTAGCAAAGAACAGAACTTAGATCGGCAATTACAAGCGTTACAGGGCGTTTCTAAGGTCTTTTCAGACAAATTAAGCGGTCAATCGGTCGAACGTCCACAATTACAAGCTATGCTTAACTATATTCGTGAAGGGGATATTGTTGTAGTTACTGAATTAGATCGATTAGGACGGAATAATAAAGAATTAACAGAATTGATGAATGCCATTCAACAAAAAGGAGCAACGCTTGAAGTTTTGAATTTGCCCTCTATGAATGGGATTGAAGATGAAAATTTAAGGCGTTTGATTAATAATTTAGTGATTGAATTATATAAGTATCAAGCGGAATCAGAACGCAAACGTATTAAAGAACGACAAGCCCAAGGGATTGAAATAGCTAAGTCAAAAGGAAAATTCAAAGGTCGTCAGCATAAATTTAAAGAAAATGATCCACGTTTAAAACATGCTTTTGATTTATTTTTGAACGGTTGTTCCGATAAAGAAGTTGAGGAACAAACTGGAATTAATCGCAGAACGTTTAGAAGGTATCGTACAAGATACAACGTGACAGTCGATCAAAGAAAAAACAAGGGAAAGAGGGATAGTTAA
- a CDS encoding antitoxin translates to MAVTYEKTFEIEIINELSASVYNRVLNYVLNHELNKNDSQLLEVNLLNQLKLAKRVNLFDYSLEELQAVHEYWRSMNRYSKQVLNKEKVA, encoded by the coding sequence ATGGCAGTTACGTATGAAAAAACATTTGAAATAGAGATCATTAACGAATTATCGGCAAGCGTTTATAATCGAGTATTAAACTATGTTTTGAACCATGAATTAAATAAAAATGACTCTCAATTATTGGAAGTCAATTTATTAAACCAATTAAAGCTTGCAAAACGTGTAAATCTTTTTGATTATTCTTTAGAAGAATTACAAGCCGTTCATGAGTATTGGCGGTCAATGAATCGTTACTCAAAACAAGTTTTGAATAAAGAGAAAGTGGCTTAA
- a CDS encoding type IA DNA topoisomerase has product MSTVILAEKPSQALAYAQAFNQSDKKDGYFEIKDPLFTDETFITFGFGHLVELAEPGNYDEKWQNWKLESLPIFPDRYDFEVAKDKGKQFKIVAELLKKANTIIVATDSDREGENIAWSIIHKANAFSKDKTFKRLWINSLEKDVIRSGFQNLQPGMNYYPFYQEAQTRQIADWLIGMNASPLYTLNLQQKGVQGTFSLGRVQTPTLYLIFQRQEAIENFKKEPFFEVEASIKVNQGSFKGVLSPTQRFKTQEELLAFVSSKQAKIGNQEGRITDVQTKEKKTNSPSLFSLSSLQSKVNQLYKATASQTLKAMQGLYEAKLLSYPRTDTPFITENEFAYLKANFGKYSGFLGLDLEMVQTEPRKRYVDGSKVQEHHAIIPTKQVPTESALAKMDDLQRKIYALVVKTTVAMFLPDYLYEETKIQTKVADLLFQSIGKTPKQEGWKILFKQQNKEEKEDVQTLPLVIIGEHAEVDVKSAEKETQPPKAFTEGTLLTAMKTAGKTIDDEEAQKILKDTEGIGTEATRASIIEALKQKEYIQVIKNKLVVTEKGKLLCQAVESQHLLTSAEMTAKWETYLKKIGKREGNQENFITNIKKFIVHLLEAVPTDIEKLNFSDYQEQKEKEAEKSIVGKCPKCGNNIVLKKSFYGCSNYPECKFTLAEHFRKKKLTKTNVKELLEGKETLVKGIKNKEKKSYNAVVKIGEKGYIDFISFSK; this is encoded by the coding sequence ATGAGTACAGTTATTTTAGCTGAAAAACCAAGCCAGGCGTTAGCCTATGCCCAGGCATTTAATCAGAGTGATAAGAAAGACGGATATTTTGAGATCAAAGACCCACTATTTACAGATGAAACGTTTATCACCTTTGGTTTTGGGCATTTAGTGGAATTAGCAGAACCAGGTAATTATGACGAAAAGTGGCAAAATTGGAAACTTGAATCTTTGCCGATTTTTCCTGATCGATACGATTTTGAAGTTGCAAAAGATAAGGGAAAGCAGTTTAAAATTGTTGCAGAACTTCTCAAAAAGGCAAATACAATTATTGTTGCAACAGATAGCGACAGAGAAGGTGAAAATATCGCCTGGTCGATTATCCATAAAGCAAATGCCTTTTCAAAAGATAAAACATTTAAAAGACTATGGATCAATAGCTTAGAAAAAGATGTGATCCGAAGCGGTTTTCAAAATTTGCAACCTGGAATGAATTACTATCCCTTTTATCAAGAAGCGCAAACACGCCAAATTGCCGATTGGTTGATCGGCATGAACGCAAGCCCTTTGTATACGTTAAATTTACAACAGAAGGGCGTACAAGGTACATTTTCACTAGGACGTGTTCAAACGCCCACCTTATACCTTATTTTTCAGCGCCAGGAAGCCATAGAGAATTTTAAAAAAGAACCTTTTTTCGAGGTGGAAGCTAGTATAAAAGTAAACCAAGGGTCGTTTAAGGGCGTTCTAAGCCCCACACAGCGTTTTAAAACCCAAGAGGAGCTTTTAGCTTTTGTTTCTTCTAAACAAGCTAAAATAGGCAATCAAGAGGGCAGAATCACTGACGTGCAAACCAAAGAGAAAAAAACGAATAGTCCTAGTCTGTTTTCTTTAAGTAGTTTGCAATCAAAAGTCAATCAGCTTTATAAAGCGACAGCGAGCCAAACTTTAAAAGCTATGCAAGGGCTGTATGAAGCAAAATTATTGAGTTATCCAAGAACAGATACACCATTTATTACAGAGAACGAATTTGCTTATTTAAAAGCGAATTTTGGCAAATATAGCGGTTTTTTAGGACTTGATCTTGAAATGGTTCAAACAGAGCCTAGAAAGCGTTATGTGGACGGTAGTAAGGTACAGGAACACCACGCCATTATCCCAACAAAACAAGTACCTACCGAATCTGCATTAGCGAAAATGGACGATTTACAACGAAAAATTTATGCTTTAGTCGTTAAAACGACCGTTGCCATGTTTTTACCTGATTACTTGTATGAAGAAACCAAGATACAAACCAAAGTAGCCGACTTACTTTTTCAATCAATAGGCAAGACACCAAAACAAGAAGGGTGGAAAATTCTTTTTAAACAACAAAATAAAGAAGAAAAAGAGGACGTTCAAACGTTACCATTGGTTATCATTGGCGAACATGCCGAAGTTGACGTTAAGAGTGCCGAGAAAGAAACACAACCGCCGAAAGCTTTTACAGAGGGTACACTTTTAACCGCTATGAAAACCGCTGGTAAAACCATTGATGATGAAGAAGCTCAAAAGATTTTAAAAGATACGGAGGGTATCGGAACAGAAGCGACAAGAGCAAGCATTATTGAAGCCTTGAAACAAAAAGAATATATCCAAGTCATTAAAAATAAACTTGTTGTGACTGAAAAAGGAAAATTATTGTGCCAGGCAGTTGAAAGTCAGCACCTCTTAACGAGTGCTGAAATGACGGCTAAATGGGAAACGTATTTAAAAAAAATCGGTAAAAGAGAAGGCAATCAAGAGAACTTTATTACGAATATCAAAAAATTCATTGTTCATTTACTGGAAGCTGTACCTACCGATATAGAAAAACTAAATTTTTCTGATTACCAGGAACAGAAAGAAAAAGAAGCAGAAAAAAGTATTGTAGGCAAATGTCCTAAGTGCGGCAATAATATTGTATTAAAAAAATCGTTTTATGGTTGTTCAAATTATCCTGAATGTAAGTTCACTTTAGCTGAACATTTTAGAAAGAAAAAACTCACTAAAACAAATGTAAAAGAATTACTGGAGGGAAAAGAAACCCTGGTAAAAGGAATCAAAAATAAAGAGAAAAAGTCCTACAATGCCGTTGTAAAAATCGGGGAAAAGGGATATATTGATTTTATTTCATTCTCAAAATAA